Proteins found in one Colletes latitarsis isolate SP2378_abdomen chromosome 8, iyColLati1, whole genome shotgun sequence genomic segment:
- the Tlk gene encoding tousled-like kinase isoform X6, which produces MGLRHRLSWKMSAGSQIQMAPQSTVNSGQSVHSQDSNMSTGSSHSDKEVDPNTPEKVPRTPSERKRKRKADDGGGGVTGGPIGSKGSRSVAALENKKINEYFPKHHLGSSPIRHGGAKSPSPQQGYPMYPPSPQQLLSPQVTTPNSSVAEFSSLMQPPRPHPQPPPPPPPASTQPAGSMVSKQVQVRPTNLSRTSQVRQAKTNTPNTELTCQRIQEFETQASSDLELRNNKIDELNRTTDELRHQMANQQKLIEQHKSHINKCIDVVKKLLKEKSNIEKKEARQKCMQNRLRLGQFVTQRVGATFQENWTDGYAFQELARRQEEIATEREEIDKQKKLLLKKRPSNSETGRKRSQPQPSLHNGTEATFLKPDAVPGSYTWQEYYEADEILKLRQSALKKEDADLQLEMEKLERERNLHIRELKRIHNEDQSRFNSHPVLNERYLLLMLLGKGGFSEVHKAFDLKEQRYVACKVHQLNKDWKEDKKANYIKHALREYNIHKALDHPRVVKLYDVFEIDANSFCTVLEYCDGHDLDFYLKQHKTIPEREARSIVMQVVSALKYLNEIKPPVIHYDLKPGNILLTEGNVCGEIKITDFGLSKVMDEENYNPDHGMDLTSQGAGTYWYLPPECFMIGKNPPKISSKVDVWSVGVIFYQCLYGKKPFGHNQSQATILEENTILKATEVQFANKPTVSNEAKSFIRSCLVYRKEERIDVLTLARHEYLQPPVPKHGRQANNQQQQQQQQIQQQQQQSSYSIGMFSGMNASSSS; this is translated from the exons ATGGGGCTCCGCCATAGGCTATCCTGGAAG ATGTCTGCTGGGTCACAAATTCAGATGGCACCCCAATCAACTGTAAACTCTGGTCAGTCGGTTCATAGTCAAGATTCGAACATGAGCACTG GCTCATCGCATAGTGATAAGGAGGTAGACCCGAATACTCCGGAAAAGGTACCAAGAACTCCTtcggaaagaaaaagaaagcgaaaagcagatgatggaggtggaggaGTTACAGGGGGACCTATAGGAAGTAAGGGTTCTAGATCCGTTGCTGCCCTTGAAAATAAAAAGATCAATGAGTATTTTCCAAAGCATCATTTGGGCAGTAGTCCCATCCGGCACGGTGGTGCCAAGAGCCCTTCTCCTCAACAGGGTTATCCTATG TATCCACCATCGCCTCAACAACTCCTTTCACCGCAAGTAACAACacccaattcttcagtggcagaATTTTCTTCACTGATGCAGCCACCAAGACCTCATCCTCAACCtccacctcctcctccaccaGCCTCGACACAACCTGCAGGCTCGATGGTCAGCAAGCAGGTGCAGGTAAGGCCTACCAACCTCAGTAGGACAAGCCAGGTCAGGCAAGCGAAGACTAACACCCCAAAT ACAGAACTTACTTGCCAGAGGATACAAGAATTCGAAACTCAAGCCTCTTCAGATTTAGAATTACGTAACAACAAAATTGACGAATTGAATAGA ACGACAGACGAACTTAGGCATCAAATGGCTAATCAACAGAAACTGATTGAGCAGCACAAATCCCATATAAATAAATGTATAGACGTTGTAAAGAAATTACTGAAAGAAAAATCAAACATAGAAAAAAAGGAGGCTAGGCAAAAATGTATGCAAAATAGACTGAGATTGGGTCAATTTGTGACTCAGAGGGTGGGTGCAACATTTCAAGAAAACTGGACAGATGGTTATGCGTTTCAAGAATTAGCACGACGACAAGAAGAAATTGCGACTGAACGGGAAGAAATTGACAAACAAAAAAAACTGCTATTAAAAAAGAGGCCATCGAATAGTGAAACTGGTAGAAAACGTAGTCAGCCACAACCTTCCTTGCATAATGGCACAGAAGCTACGTTTTTGAAACCAGACGCAGTACCTGGATCTTATACATGGCAGGAGTATTATGAAGCTGACGAAATACTCAag TTAAGACAAAGTGCGTTGAAAAAAGAAGATGCAGATCTGCAACTAGAAATGGAAAAACTCGAAAGAGAACGAAATTTGCACATCAGAGAGTTGAAACGTATTCATAATGAGGACCAATCAAGATTCAACTCTCATCCTGTATTGAACGAACGTTACCTTCTACTAATGTTATTAGGGAAAGGTGGCTTCAGTGAAGTACATAAG GCATTTGACTTAAAAGAGCAACGATATGTCGCTTGTAAAGTTCATCAACTGAATAAAGACTGGAAAGAGGATAAGAAAGCTAATTATATTAA ACATGCGTTACGAGAATATAATATTCATAAAGCTCTTGATCATCCTCGTGTTGTCAAGTTGTACGATGTGTTTGAAATCGATGCCAATTCCTTTTGTACTGTCTTGGAATATTGTGATGGTCATGATTTAGATTTTTATCTCAAGCAG CATAAAACTATACCTGAAAGAGAAGCACGATCTATCGTTATGCAAGTTGTGTCTGCATTAAAGTACCTCAATGAAATAAAACCCCCAGTCATACATTATGATTTAAAACCag GTAATATATTATTAACCGAAGGTAATGTCTGTggagaaataaaaattacagaCTTCGGATTAAGTAAAGTAATGGACGAAGAAAACTATAATCCAGATCATGGAATGGATTTAACGTCACAAGGAGCTGGTACCTATTG GTATCTTCCGCCGGAGTGTTTTATGATTGGTAAAAATCCTCCCAAAATATCATCAAAAGTTGATGTTTGGAGCGTGGGTGTTATATTTTACCAATGTCTATATGGTAAAAAG CCTTTTGGACATAATCAATCTCAAGCTACAATTTTAGAAGAAAATACAATTCTGAAAGCTACTGAAGTTCAATTTGCAAATAAACCGACTGTTAGCAACGAAGCAaag AGTTTCATAAGAAGTTGCCTAGTATATAGAAAAGAAGAACGTATAGATGTATTGACATTAGCTAGACACGAATATCTTCAACCTCCAGTGCCAAAGCATGGCCGTCAAGCGAATaatcaacagcagcagcaacaacaacagatacaacaacagcagcaacaatCCTCGTATAGTATTGGCATGTTTAGTGGTATGAACGCGTCAAGCAGTTCGTAG
- the Tlk gene encoding tousled-like kinase isoform X7 encodes MPNSVSTVMMSAGSQIQMAPQSTVNSGQSVHSQDSNMSTGSSHSDKEVDPNTPEKVPRTPSERKRKRKADDGGGGVTGGPIGSKGSRSVAALENKKINEYFPKHHLGSSPIRHGGAKSPSPQQGYPMYPPSPQQLLSPQVTTPNSSVAEFSSLMQPPRPHPQPPPPPPPASTQPAGSMVSKQVQVRPTNLSRTSQVRQAKTNTPNTELTCQRIQEFETQASSDLELRNNKIDELNRTTDELRHQMANQQKLIEQHKSHINKCIDVVKKLLKEKSNIEKKEARQKCMQNRLRLGQFVTQRVGATFQENWTDGYAFQELARRQEEIATEREEIDKQKKLLLKKRPSNSETGRKRSQPQPSLHNGTEATFLKPDAVPGSYTWQEYYEADEILKLRQSALKKEDADLQLEMEKLERERNLHIRELKRIHNEDQSRFNSHPVLNERYLLLMLLGKGGFSEVHKAFDLKEQRYVACKVHQLNKDWKEDKKANYIKHALREYNIHKALDHPRVVKLYDVFEIDANSFCTVLEYCDGHDLDFYLKQHKTIPEREARSIVMQVVSALKYLNEIKPPVIHYDLKPGNILLTEGNVCGEIKITDFGLSKVMDEENYNPDHGMDLTSQGAGTYWYLPPECFMIGKNPPKISSKVDVWSVGVIFYQCLYGKKPFGHNQSQATILEENTILKATEVQFANKPTVSNEAKSFIRSCLVYRKEERIDVLTLARHEYLQPPVPKHGRQANNQQQQQQQQIQQQQQQSSYSIGMFSGMNASSSS; translated from the exons ATGCCTAATTCCGTTAGTACTGTAATG ATGTCTGCTGGGTCACAAATTCAGATGGCACCCCAATCAACTGTAAACTCTGGTCAGTCGGTTCATAGTCAAGATTCGAACATGAGCACTG GCTCATCGCATAGTGATAAGGAGGTAGACCCGAATACTCCGGAAAAGGTACCAAGAACTCCTtcggaaagaaaaagaaagcgaaaagcagatgatggaggtggaggaGTTACAGGGGGACCTATAGGAAGTAAGGGTTCTAGATCCGTTGCTGCCCTTGAAAATAAAAAGATCAATGAGTATTTTCCAAAGCATCATTTGGGCAGTAGTCCCATCCGGCACGGTGGTGCCAAGAGCCCTTCTCCTCAACAGGGTTATCCTATG TATCCACCATCGCCTCAACAACTCCTTTCACCGCAAGTAACAACacccaattcttcagtggcagaATTTTCTTCACTGATGCAGCCACCAAGACCTCATCCTCAACCtccacctcctcctccaccaGCCTCGACACAACCTGCAGGCTCGATGGTCAGCAAGCAGGTGCAGGTAAGGCCTACCAACCTCAGTAGGACAAGCCAGGTCAGGCAAGCGAAGACTAACACCCCAAAT ACAGAACTTACTTGCCAGAGGATACAAGAATTCGAAACTCAAGCCTCTTCAGATTTAGAATTACGTAACAACAAAATTGACGAATTGAATAGA ACGACAGACGAACTTAGGCATCAAATGGCTAATCAACAGAAACTGATTGAGCAGCACAAATCCCATATAAATAAATGTATAGACGTTGTAAAGAAATTACTGAAAGAAAAATCAAACATAGAAAAAAAGGAGGCTAGGCAAAAATGTATGCAAAATAGACTGAGATTGGGTCAATTTGTGACTCAGAGGGTGGGTGCAACATTTCAAGAAAACTGGACAGATGGTTATGCGTTTCAAGAATTAGCACGACGACAAGAAGAAATTGCGACTGAACGGGAAGAAATTGACAAACAAAAAAAACTGCTATTAAAAAAGAGGCCATCGAATAGTGAAACTGGTAGAAAACGTAGTCAGCCACAACCTTCCTTGCATAATGGCACAGAAGCTACGTTTTTGAAACCAGACGCAGTACCTGGATCTTATACATGGCAGGAGTATTATGAAGCTGACGAAATACTCAag TTAAGACAAAGTGCGTTGAAAAAAGAAGATGCAGATCTGCAACTAGAAATGGAAAAACTCGAAAGAGAACGAAATTTGCACATCAGAGAGTTGAAACGTATTCATAATGAGGACCAATCAAGATTCAACTCTCATCCTGTATTGAACGAACGTTACCTTCTACTAATGTTATTAGGGAAAGGTGGCTTCAGTGAAGTACATAAG GCATTTGACTTAAAAGAGCAACGATATGTCGCTTGTAAAGTTCATCAACTGAATAAAGACTGGAAAGAGGATAAGAAAGCTAATTATATTAA ACATGCGTTACGAGAATATAATATTCATAAAGCTCTTGATCATCCTCGTGTTGTCAAGTTGTACGATGTGTTTGAAATCGATGCCAATTCCTTTTGTACTGTCTTGGAATATTGTGATGGTCATGATTTAGATTTTTATCTCAAGCAG CATAAAACTATACCTGAAAGAGAAGCACGATCTATCGTTATGCAAGTTGTGTCTGCATTAAAGTACCTCAATGAAATAAAACCCCCAGTCATACATTATGATTTAAAACCag GTAATATATTATTAACCGAAGGTAATGTCTGTggagaaataaaaattacagaCTTCGGATTAAGTAAAGTAATGGACGAAGAAAACTATAATCCAGATCATGGAATGGATTTAACGTCACAAGGAGCTGGTACCTATTG GTATCTTCCGCCGGAGTGTTTTATGATTGGTAAAAATCCTCCCAAAATATCATCAAAAGTTGATGTTTGGAGCGTGGGTGTTATATTTTACCAATGTCTATATGGTAAAAAG CCTTTTGGACATAATCAATCTCAAGCTACAATTTTAGAAGAAAATACAATTCTGAAAGCTACTGAAGTTCAATTTGCAAATAAACCGACTGTTAGCAACGAAGCAaag AGTTTCATAAGAAGTTGCCTAGTATATAGAAAAGAAGAACGTATAGATGTATTGACATTAGCTAGACACGAATATCTTCAACCTCCAGTGCCAAAGCATGGCCGTCAAGCGAATaatcaacagcagcagcaacaacaacagatacaacaacagcagcaacaatCCTCGTATAGTATTGGCATGTTTAGTGGTATGAACGCGTCAAGCAGTTCGTAG
- the Tlk gene encoding tousled-like kinase isoform X8, producing MPNSMSAGSQIQMAPQSTVNSGQSVHSQDSNMSTGSSHSDKEVDPNTPEKVPRTPSERKRKRKADDGGGGVTGGPIGSKGSRSVAALENKKINEYFPKHHLGSSPIRHGGAKSPSPQQGYPMYPPSPQQLLSPQVTTPNSSVAEFSSLMQPPRPHPQPPPPPPPASTQPAGSMVSKQVQVRPTNLSRTSQVRQAKTNTPNTELTCQRIQEFETQASSDLELRNNKIDELNRTTDELRHQMANQQKLIEQHKSHINKCIDVVKKLLKEKSNIEKKEARQKCMQNRLRLGQFVTQRVGATFQENWTDGYAFQELARRQEEIATEREEIDKQKKLLLKKRPSNSETGRKRSQPQPSLHNGTEATFLKPDAVPGSYTWQEYYEADEILKLRQSALKKEDADLQLEMEKLERERNLHIRELKRIHNEDQSRFNSHPVLNERYLLLMLLGKGGFSEVHKAFDLKEQRYVACKVHQLNKDWKEDKKANYIKHALREYNIHKALDHPRVVKLYDVFEIDANSFCTVLEYCDGHDLDFYLKQHKTIPEREARSIVMQVVSALKYLNEIKPPVIHYDLKPGNILLTEGNVCGEIKITDFGLSKVMDEENYNPDHGMDLTSQGAGTYWYLPPECFMIGKNPPKISSKVDVWSVGVIFYQCLYGKKPFGHNQSQATILEENTILKATEVQFANKPTVSNEAKSFIRSCLVYRKEERIDVLTLARHEYLQPPVPKHGRQANNQQQQQQQQIQQQQQQSSYSIGMFSGMNASSSS from the exons ATGCCTAATTCC ATGTCTGCTGGGTCACAAATTCAGATGGCACCCCAATCAACTGTAAACTCTGGTCAGTCGGTTCATAGTCAAGATTCGAACATGAGCACTG GCTCATCGCATAGTGATAAGGAGGTAGACCCGAATACTCCGGAAAAGGTACCAAGAACTCCTtcggaaagaaaaagaaagcgaaaagcagatgatggaggtggaggaGTTACAGGGGGACCTATAGGAAGTAAGGGTTCTAGATCCGTTGCTGCCCTTGAAAATAAAAAGATCAATGAGTATTTTCCAAAGCATCATTTGGGCAGTAGTCCCATCCGGCACGGTGGTGCCAAGAGCCCTTCTCCTCAACAGGGTTATCCTATG TATCCACCATCGCCTCAACAACTCCTTTCACCGCAAGTAACAACacccaattcttcagtggcagaATTTTCTTCACTGATGCAGCCACCAAGACCTCATCCTCAACCtccacctcctcctccaccaGCCTCGACACAACCTGCAGGCTCGATGGTCAGCAAGCAGGTGCAGGTAAGGCCTACCAACCTCAGTAGGACAAGCCAGGTCAGGCAAGCGAAGACTAACACCCCAAAT ACAGAACTTACTTGCCAGAGGATACAAGAATTCGAAACTCAAGCCTCTTCAGATTTAGAATTACGTAACAACAAAATTGACGAATTGAATAGA ACGACAGACGAACTTAGGCATCAAATGGCTAATCAACAGAAACTGATTGAGCAGCACAAATCCCATATAAATAAATGTATAGACGTTGTAAAGAAATTACTGAAAGAAAAATCAAACATAGAAAAAAAGGAGGCTAGGCAAAAATGTATGCAAAATAGACTGAGATTGGGTCAATTTGTGACTCAGAGGGTGGGTGCAACATTTCAAGAAAACTGGACAGATGGTTATGCGTTTCAAGAATTAGCACGACGACAAGAAGAAATTGCGACTGAACGGGAAGAAATTGACAAACAAAAAAAACTGCTATTAAAAAAGAGGCCATCGAATAGTGAAACTGGTAGAAAACGTAGTCAGCCACAACCTTCCTTGCATAATGGCACAGAAGCTACGTTTTTGAAACCAGACGCAGTACCTGGATCTTATACATGGCAGGAGTATTATGAAGCTGACGAAATACTCAag TTAAGACAAAGTGCGTTGAAAAAAGAAGATGCAGATCTGCAACTAGAAATGGAAAAACTCGAAAGAGAACGAAATTTGCACATCAGAGAGTTGAAACGTATTCATAATGAGGACCAATCAAGATTCAACTCTCATCCTGTATTGAACGAACGTTACCTTCTACTAATGTTATTAGGGAAAGGTGGCTTCAGTGAAGTACATAAG GCATTTGACTTAAAAGAGCAACGATATGTCGCTTGTAAAGTTCATCAACTGAATAAAGACTGGAAAGAGGATAAGAAAGCTAATTATATTAA ACATGCGTTACGAGAATATAATATTCATAAAGCTCTTGATCATCCTCGTGTTGTCAAGTTGTACGATGTGTTTGAAATCGATGCCAATTCCTTTTGTACTGTCTTGGAATATTGTGATGGTCATGATTTAGATTTTTATCTCAAGCAG CATAAAACTATACCTGAAAGAGAAGCACGATCTATCGTTATGCAAGTTGTGTCTGCATTAAAGTACCTCAATGAAATAAAACCCCCAGTCATACATTATGATTTAAAACCag GTAATATATTATTAACCGAAGGTAATGTCTGTggagaaataaaaattacagaCTTCGGATTAAGTAAAGTAATGGACGAAGAAAACTATAATCCAGATCATGGAATGGATTTAACGTCACAAGGAGCTGGTACCTATTG GTATCTTCCGCCGGAGTGTTTTATGATTGGTAAAAATCCTCCCAAAATATCATCAAAAGTTGATGTTTGGAGCGTGGGTGTTATATTTTACCAATGTCTATATGGTAAAAAG CCTTTTGGACATAATCAATCTCAAGCTACAATTTTAGAAGAAAATACAATTCTGAAAGCTACTGAAGTTCAATTTGCAAATAAACCGACTGTTAGCAACGAAGCAaag AGTTTCATAAGAAGTTGCCTAGTATATAGAAAAGAAGAACGTATAGATGTATTGACATTAGCTAGACACGAATATCTTCAACCTCCAGTGCCAAAGCATGGCCGTCAAGCGAATaatcaacagcagcagcaacaacaacagatacaacaacagcagcaacaatCCTCGTATAGTATTGGCATGTTTAGTGGTATGAACGCGTCAAGCAGTTCGTAG
- the Tlk gene encoding tousled-like kinase isoform X4 — translation MSVDEANIGQRYGTDAGNHEFSHGKHIVPARMSAGSQIQMAPQSTVNSGQSVHSQDSNMSTGSSHSDKEVDPNTPEKVPRTPSERKRKRKADDGGGGVTGGPIGSKGSRSVAALENKKINEYFPKHHLGSSPIRHGGAKSPSPQQGYPMYPPSPQQLLSPQVTTPNSSVAEFSSLMQPPRPHPQPPPPPPPASTQPAGSMVSKQVQVRPTNLSRTSQVRQAKTNTPNTELTCQRIQEFETQASSDLELRNNKIDELNRTTDELRHQMANQQKLIEQHKSHINKCIDVVKKLLKEKSNIEKKEARQKCMQNRLRLGQFVTQRVGATFQENWTDGYAFQELARRQEEIATEREEIDKQKKLLLKKRPSNSETGRKRSQPQPSLHNGTEATFLKPDAVPGSYTWQEYYEADEILKLRQSALKKEDADLQLEMEKLERERNLHIRELKRIHNEDQSRFNSHPVLNERYLLLMLLGKGGFSEVHKAFDLKEQRYVACKVHQLNKDWKEDKKANYIKHALREYNIHKALDHPRVVKLYDVFEIDANSFCTVLEYCDGHDLDFYLKQHKTIPEREARSIVMQVVSALKYLNEIKPPVIHYDLKPGNILLTEGNVCGEIKITDFGLSKVMDEENYNPDHGMDLTSQGAGTYWYLPPECFMIGKNPPKISSKVDVWSVGVIFYQCLYGKKPFGHNQSQATILEENTILKATEVQFANKPTVSNEAKSFIRSCLVYRKEERIDVLTLARHEYLQPPVPKHGRQANNQQQQQQQQIQQQQQQSSYSIGMFSGMNASSSS, via the exons ATGTCTGTTGATGAAGCTAATATAGGACAACGTTACGGTACAGACGCAGGCAACCACGAATTCAGCCACGGAAAACATATAGTACCTGCGCGG ATGTCTGCTGGGTCACAAATTCAGATGGCACCCCAATCAACTGTAAACTCTGGTCAGTCGGTTCATAGTCAAGATTCGAACATGAGCACTG GCTCATCGCATAGTGATAAGGAGGTAGACCCGAATACTCCGGAAAAGGTACCAAGAACTCCTtcggaaagaaaaagaaagcgaaaagcagatgatggaggtggaggaGTTACAGGGGGACCTATAGGAAGTAAGGGTTCTAGATCCGTTGCTGCCCTTGAAAATAAAAAGATCAATGAGTATTTTCCAAAGCATCATTTGGGCAGTAGTCCCATCCGGCACGGTGGTGCCAAGAGCCCTTCTCCTCAACAGGGTTATCCTATG TATCCACCATCGCCTCAACAACTCCTTTCACCGCAAGTAACAACacccaattcttcagtggcagaATTTTCTTCACTGATGCAGCCACCAAGACCTCATCCTCAACCtccacctcctcctccaccaGCCTCGACACAACCTGCAGGCTCGATGGTCAGCAAGCAGGTGCAGGTAAGGCCTACCAACCTCAGTAGGACAAGCCAGGTCAGGCAAGCGAAGACTAACACCCCAAAT ACAGAACTTACTTGCCAGAGGATACAAGAATTCGAAACTCAAGCCTCTTCAGATTTAGAATTACGTAACAACAAAATTGACGAATTGAATAGA ACGACAGACGAACTTAGGCATCAAATGGCTAATCAACAGAAACTGATTGAGCAGCACAAATCCCATATAAATAAATGTATAGACGTTGTAAAGAAATTACTGAAAGAAAAATCAAACATAGAAAAAAAGGAGGCTAGGCAAAAATGTATGCAAAATAGACTGAGATTGGGTCAATTTGTGACTCAGAGGGTGGGTGCAACATTTCAAGAAAACTGGACAGATGGTTATGCGTTTCAAGAATTAGCACGACGACAAGAAGAAATTGCGACTGAACGGGAAGAAATTGACAAACAAAAAAAACTGCTATTAAAAAAGAGGCCATCGAATAGTGAAACTGGTAGAAAACGTAGTCAGCCACAACCTTCCTTGCATAATGGCACAGAAGCTACGTTTTTGAAACCAGACGCAGTACCTGGATCTTATACATGGCAGGAGTATTATGAAGCTGACGAAATACTCAag TTAAGACAAAGTGCGTTGAAAAAAGAAGATGCAGATCTGCAACTAGAAATGGAAAAACTCGAAAGAGAACGAAATTTGCACATCAGAGAGTTGAAACGTATTCATAATGAGGACCAATCAAGATTCAACTCTCATCCTGTATTGAACGAACGTTACCTTCTACTAATGTTATTAGGGAAAGGTGGCTTCAGTGAAGTACATAAG GCATTTGACTTAAAAGAGCAACGATATGTCGCTTGTAAAGTTCATCAACTGAATAAAGACTGGAAAGAGGATAAGAAAGCTAATTATATTAA ACATGCGTTACGAGAATATAATATTCATAAAGCTCTTGATCATCCTCGTGTTGTCAAGTTGTACGATGTGTTTGAAATCGATGCCAATTCCTTTTGTACTGTCTTGGAATATTGTGATGGTCATGATTTAGATTTTTATCTCAAGCAG CATAAAACTATACCTGAAAGAGAAGCACGATCTATCGTTATGCAAGTTGTGTCTGCATTAAAGTACCTCAATGAAATAAAACCCCCAGTCATACATTATGATTTAAAACCag GTAATATATTATTAACCGAAGGTAATGTCTGTggagaaataaaaattacagaCTTCGGATTAAGTAAAGTAATGGACGAAGAAAACTATAATCCAGATCATGGAATGGATTTAACGTCACAAGGAGCTGGTACCTATTG GTATCTTCCGCCGGAGTGTTTTATGATTGGTAAAAATCCTCCCAAAATATCATCAAAAGTTGATGTTTGGAGCGTGGGTGTTATATTTTACCAATGTCTATATGGTAAAAAG CCTTTTGGACATAATCAATCTCAAGCTACAATTTTAGAAGAAAATACAATTCTGAAAGCTACTGAAGTTCAATTTGCAAATAAACCGACTGTTAGCAACGAAGCAaag AGTTTCATAAGAAGTTGCCTAGTATATAGAAAAGAAGAACGTATAGATGTATTGACATTAGCTAGACACGAATATCTTCAACCTCCAGTGCCAAAGCATGGCCGTCAAGCGAATaatcaacagcagcagcaacaacaacagatacaacaacagcagcaacaatCCTCGTATAGTATTGGCATGTTTAGTGGTATGAACGCGTCAAGCAGTTCGTAG